Proteins encoded in a region of the Tripterygium wilfordii isolate XIE 37 chromosome 21, ASM1340144v1, whole genome shotgun sequence genome:
- the LOC119989659 gene encoding serine/threonine-protein kinase-like protein CR4 — protein MTRSGQIGYDFVMVLLPVSLIIMGIVLYILCRRKIPAQKESEETLSVPVKSSACAFPLTDIDAATDGFKQNRIVGQGRLGTVYAGIFAKGELLAVKRIHSRFVLSNAGFGFSSVIKTLSLAQHPNIVPILAFSQAPGERIMVTEFVGIGSLEFYLHQNPDGASLLDWSRRSRLAAGAARGLEYLHEGMTPNIIHGCVKSSNILLDVKFRARVCDYGLSFLAPKEKRGLVGHVDDEYWINNSSGGACKESDVYGFGVVLLELLCGRRSEEGLLVKWALPLIKEMRFSEALDPRIAMPSDMKPIIRLAKVASACVSNNRKSRPSIVQIAAILNSVEIDVSVCD, from the coding sequence ATGACTCGCAGCGGGCAGATTGGCTATGATTTTGTTATGGTTCTTCTCCCGGTGTCACTCATCATCATGGGGATTGTTCTTTACATTCTATGCAGAAGAAAGATACCTGCTCAAAAAGAATCTGAAGAAACTCTTTCGGTTCCAGTCAAGAGTTCTGCGTGTGCTTTTCCATTAACGGATATTGATGCTGCCACTGATGGATTCAAACAAAACAGAATTGTGGGTCAAGGACGTCTGGGGACTGTATATGCCGGTATATTCGCAAAAGGAGAGCTTCTTGCGGTTAAAAGAATACATTCGAGGTTTGTTTTAAGCAATGCTGGATTTGGTTTCTCTTCAGTAATCAAAACTCTATCTTTAGCCCAACACCCCAATATAGTCCCCATTCTGGCATTTTCACAAGCACCTGGTGAGCGAATTATGGTCACCGAATTTGTTGGTATAGGAAGTTTGGAATTCTATTTGCATCAAAACCCAGATGGGGCATCACTATTAGATTGGAGCCGGAGATCAAGATTGGCCGCCGGAGCAGCGAGAGGACTCGAATATCTACATGAAGGGATGACACCAAACATAATACATGGGTGTGTTAAGTCCTCAAACATTTTATTAGATGTGAAATTTCGTGCTAGAGTTTGTGATTATGGGTTGTCTTTCTTGGCACCAAAGGAAAAAAGGGGGCTTGTGGGGCATGTGGATGATGAGTATTGGATTAACAATAGCAGTGGTGGCGCTTGCAAAGAAAGTGATGTTTATGGGTTTGGAGTTGTTTTGTTGGAGCTTTTGTGTGGGAGGAGAAGTGAAGAAGGTTTGCTTGTGAAGTGGGCATTGCCTTTGATTAAAGAAATGAGGTTTAGTGAAGCTTTGGACCCAAGAATTGCAATGCCTTCAGATATGAAACCCATTATCAGATTGGCTAAAGTTGCTTCAGCTTGTGTAAGCAATAATAGAAAGAGTAGACCATCAATTGTTCAAATTGCAGCAATTTTGAACAGTGTGGAGATTGACGTCTCTGTGTGTGATTGA
- the LOC119988932 gene encoding protein DMP4-like — translation MVEIKVEADDKEQKLPLLQDVPIPNRAEKTLIQKAISQTFQSTAHLANLLPTGTVLTFQLLAPIFSNQGNCDPVSRFMTAGLVALCGLSCFLTSFTDSFRDKNGIVCYGLATFRGLWVIDGSATISPELAANYRVQFIDFAHALMSILVFAAVALFDQNVVSCFCPTPSVEAQEILTAVPVGIGVICSMLFVTFPTKRHGIGFPLSGN, via the coding sequence ATGGTGGAGATTAAGGTTGAAGCTGATGACAAGGAACAAAAACTCCCACTCTTGCAAGATGTACCAATACCCAATCGAGCAGAGAAGACCTTGATACAGAAAGCTATTAGTCAGACATTTCAGAGCACAGCACATTTAGCAAATCTCTTGCCTACAGGAACAGTTCTCACTTTCCAACTCTTGGCACCCATTTTTTCGAACCAAGGTAACTGTGACCCTGTCAGCCGGTTCATGACTGCAGGGCTTGTAGCCCTTTGTGGGCTCTCATGCTTCCTGACGAGTTTCACAGACAGCTTTAGGGACAAGAATGGCATTGTGTGCTATGGGCTTGCTACATTTCGAGGCTTATGGGTCATTGATGGTTCAGCAACCATATCGCCTGAGCTTGCAGCAAATTACAGGGTGCAATTTATAGATTTCGCGCATGCCTTAATGTCCATTCTTGTGTTTGCAGCTGTTGCTCTGTTTGATCAGAATGTTGTGAGCTGCTTCTGTCCAACACCATCAGTTGAGGCTCAAGAAATACTCACAGCAGTCCCAGTTGGTATTGGTGTCATTTGCAGCATGTTGTTTGTTACATTTCCTACCAAGCGCCATGGAATTGGCTTCCCACTATCTGGCAATTGA
- the LOC119988929 gene encoding triose phosphate/phosphate translocator, chloroplastic-like encodes MESRVLSRAAAFAAVSRIPRLLRESGNSASVVAVRQIGAVGEGGNLIWGRQLRPALLLESSPASCVLSGKRETLKPCFASASSPAEGSDSAGEPKVAPVGLFNKYPALVTGFFFFMWYFLNVIFNILNKKIYNYFPYPYFVSVIHLLVGVVYCLVSWAVGLPKRAPIDSKVLKLLIPVAVCHALGHVTSNVSFAAVAVSFTHTIKALEPFFNASASQFILGQPIPLTLWLSLAPVVLGVSIASLTELSFNWTGFISAMISNISFTYRSIYSKKAMTDMDSTNVYAYISIIALFVCIPPAIIFEGPQLMKHGFSSAITKVGTTKFISDLFWVGMFYHLYNQLATNTLERVAPLTHAVGNVLKRVFVIGFSILVFGNKISTQTGIGTAIAIAGVAIYSYIKAKMEEEKRRTKAA; translated from the exons ATGGAGTCTCGGGTGCTTTCACGCGCTGCCGCATTTGCCGCCGTATCGCGCATCCCGAGGCTGCTTCGAGAGAGTGGAAACTCTGCAAGCGTCGTGGCTGTGAGGCAGATCGGAGCCGTTGGCGAGGGCGGTAACTTGATATGGGGGAGGCAGCTCAGGCCGGCTCTGCTGCTTGAGAGCTCGCCGGCCTCGTGCGTCTTGTCTGGGAAGAGGGAGACTCTGAAGCCGTGCTTCGCATCCGCTTCCTCTCCCGCTGAGGGGAGTGATTCCGCAGG GGAACCGAAGGTTGCTCCAGTTGGCTTATTTAACAAGTACCCGGCTCTGGTTAcgggtttcttcttctttatgtg GTACTTCCTGAACGTGATATTCAACATACTAAACAAGAAGATCTACAATTACTTCCCCTATCCATA CTTTGTGTCAGTTATTCATTTGCTGGTTGGCGTGGTGTACTGTTTGGTGAGCTGGGCCGTGGGCCTTCCGAAGCGTGCA CCGATTGACTCAAAAGTTTTGAAGCTGTTGATCCCTGTTGCTGTATGTCATGCATTAGGCCATGTGACCAGTAATGTATCATTTGCAGCAGTAGCCGTCTCTTTCACTCACACAATCAAAG CTCTTGAGCCATTCTTCAATGCTTCTGCTTCTCAGTTCATACTAGGACAACCAATACCCTTGACTCTATGGCTTTCTCTGGCTCCTGTTGTTCTTG GTGTGTCCATCGCATCACTGACTGAGCTGTCATTCAATTGGACTGGCTTCATTAGTGCTATGATTTCCAACATCTCCTTCACATACAGGAGTATATACTCAAAGAAAGCCATG ACTGATATGGATAGTACTAATGTTTATGCCTACATTTCCATAATTGCTCTCTTTGTTTGTATTCCACCAGCCATCatt TTTGAGGGACCACAGCTGATGAAGCATGGTTTTAGCAGTGCAATTACTAAAGTCGGAACAACCAAGTTCATCTCAGACCTCTTTTGGGTGGGTATGTTTTACCACCTTTACAACCAG TTGGCTACCAATACCCTTGAGAGGGTTGCTCCTCTTACACATGCAGTTGGCAATGTGCTGAAACGTGTATTTGTGATTGGCTTCTCAATCTTGGTCTTTG GAAACAAGATATCAACACAAACAGGTATCGGTACAGCCATTGCAATTGCTGGAGTGGCAATCTACTCTTACATCAAAGCCAAgatggaagaagagaaaaga AGAACTAAAGCAGCTTGA
- the LOC119988925 gene encoding receptor-like protein kinase HSL1, with translation MTPLLLSFLCLLLSPLFTLSLNQEALILHQLKLALSDPDSVLNDWNDRDDTPCNWFGIKCDAVSGSVYSVDLSNANLGGPFPSLLCRLKNLTFLSLDNNSINSTLPLSISDCSSLEHLDLAQNLLTGPLPNTLPEIRNLKHLDLTGNNFSGDIPESFGRFQKLEVISVVYNLFDGIIPAFLGNISTLKTLNLSYNPFTPGRIPAELGNLTNLEILWLTECNLVGEIPDSLGRLQNLHDLDLALNDLVGVIPSSLTEMTSLVQLELYNNSLTGELPRGWGKLTALRLLDASMNRLTGTIPDELCRLPLESLNLYENNLEGILPTSIANSPNLYELRLFQNRLSGELPQNLGKNSPLRWIDVSSNQFSGEIPQTVCDEGRLEELLMIYNSFSGRIPSSLSECRSLRRVRLCYNKLSGEVPSGFWGLPHVYLLDLTDNSLSGPISKDIASASNLSLIKISRNEFEGAIPEEIGFLDNLVEFSGSDNRLSGALPGSIVKLTKLGTIDLHNNELSGEIPDGIASWKKLNELNLANNSFSGTIPEEIGSLSVLNYLDLSANRLFGQIPLSLQNLKLNELNLSNNRLSGEIPPLFAKEIYRTSFMGNRGLCGDMEGLCERRRENNNEAYAWLFRSIFVLAGLVFIVGMVWFFWKYWNFKKARAVDKSKWTLMSFHKLGFSEQEILDSLDEDNVIGSGSSGKVYKVVLSNGEAVAVKRLWGVVKKDCENADTGDIEKGEVKDDVFDAEVGTLGKIRHKNIVKLWCCCTTRDCKLLVYEYMPNGSLGDLLHSNKAGLLDWLTRYKIIVDAAEGLSYLHHDCVPPIVHRDVKSSNILLDGDYGARVADFGVAKIVDVTGKGPKSMSIIAGSCGYIAPEYAYTLRVNEKSDIYSFGVVILELVTGKRPVDPEFGEKDLVKWVCTTLDQKGVDHVLDTKLDSCFKEEICKVLNIGLLCTSPLPINRPSMRRVVKMLQEVGGEKQVKTTIIDSKDGKLTPYYYEDASDNGSVA, from the exons ATGACTCCTCTGCTTCTCTCCTTCCTCTGTCTCCTCCTCTCTCCGCTCTTCACACTCTCACTCAACCAAGAAGCTTTAATCCTCCACCAACTGAAACTCGCTCTCTCCGACCCTGACTCGGTCCTCAACGACTGGAATGACCGCGACGACACTCCCTGTAACTGGTTCGGCATCAAATGCGATGCCGTTTCTGGCTCTGTTTACTCTGTTGATCTTTCCAATGCCAACTTAGGTGGTCCTTTTCCTTCCTTGCTATGTCGTTTAAAGAACCTAACTTTCCTTTCCTTAGACAACAACTCCATCAATTCAACCCTCCCTCTTTCCATCTCCGACTGTAGTTCCCTCGAACACCTTGATCTCGCTCAGAACTTGCTCACTGGCCCTCTGCCCAACACGCTCCCGGAGATTCGAAATCTCAAGCACCTCGACTTGACTGGTAATAATTTCTCCGGTGATATACCGGAGAGTTTTGGGCGGTTTCAGAAGCTTGAGGTCATATCTGTTGTTTATAATCTGTTTGATGGGATTATTCCGGCGTTTCTGGGCAACATTTCCACGCTTAAGACGCTCAATTTGTCATACAACCCTTTTACTCCTGGTCGGATCCCGGCGGAGCTTGGGAACTTGACGAATTTGGAAATTTTGTGGCTGACTGAGTGCAATTTGGTGGGCGAGATTCCTGACTCGCTGGGTCGACTCCAAAATCTTCACGATTTGGACCTCGCTCTCAACGATTTGGTCGGTGTGATTCCGAGTTCGCTCACTGAGATGACCAGTCTCGTTCAGCTGGAGCTCTACAACAACTCGCTGACAGGGGAGTTGCCGCGCGGGTGGGGGAAATTGACCGCATTGCGACTGCTCGACGCGTCAATGAACCGGTTGACAGGAACGATTCCCGACGAGCTGTGTCGGCTGCCACTCGAGAGCTTGAATCTGTACGAGAACAATTTAGAAGGTATTTTGCCTACAAGCATCGCGAACTCGCCGAATTTGTACGAACTCAGGCTGTTTCAGAACCGACTGAGTGGCGAGCTGCCTCAAAATCTCGGCAAAAACTCGCCTTTACGGTGGATTGACGTTTCCAGCAACCAATTTTCCGGTGAAATCCCGCAAACTGTGTGCGACGAAGGCCGCCTAGAGGAGCTGCTGATGATATACAACTCTTTCTCGGGTCGAATTCCCTCAAGTTTGAGCGAATGCCGGAGCTTGCGCCGGGTCAGACTGTGTTACAACAAGCTATCTGGTGAAGTACCGAGCGGCTTCTGGGGTCTCCCTCATGTTTACCTGCTTGATCTTACCGATAATTCACTTTCGGGCCCAATTTCGAAGGACATCGCTAGCGCGTCGAATTTGTCTTTGATAAAGATATCAAGAAATGAATTTGAAGGAGCAATACCGGAGGAGATTGGTTTTCTAGATAATCTTGTGGAGTTTTCAGGCAGTGATAATAGGCTCAGTGGGGCTTTGCCTGGGAGTATAGTGAAACTAACCAAACTAGGGACTATCGATCTTCACAACAACGAGCTTTCGGGTGAGATACCAGATGGGATTGCGTCCTGGAAGAAATTAAACGAGCTGAATCTAGCGAATAACTCTTTTTCAGGGACGATTCCTGAGGAAATTGGAAGCTTGTCTGTGCTTAATTATCTTGATTTGTCTGCTAATAGACTTTTTGGGCAAATCCCCCTCAGTTTACAGAATCTGAAGCTCAACGAGCTCAATTTATCGAATAACCGGCTTTCAGGTGAGATCCCTCCATTATTTGCGAAGGAGATATACAGGACTAGCTTTATGGGTAACCGTGGTTTATGTGGAGATATGGAGGGTTTGTGTGAACGTAGAAGGGAGAATAACAACGAAGCTTATGCTTGGTTGTTTAGGTCTATTTTTGTTTTAGCCGGTTTGGTGTTTATTGTTGGAATGGTCTGGTTTTTCTGGAAGTACTGGAATTTCAAGAAAGCAAGAGCTGTGGACAAGTCTAAATGGACATTGATGTCGTTTCATAAACTTGGTTTTAGTGAACAGGAGATCTTGGATAGCCTTGACGAGGATAATGTCATAGGCAGTGGATCTTCAGGGAAAGTTTACAAGGTTGTGCTTAGCAACGGTGAGGCCGTTGCGGTGAAGAGGCTTTGGGGAGTGGTGAAAAAGGACTGTGAGAATGCCGACACTGGCGATATCGAGAAAGGCGAGGTCAAAGATGATGTCTTTGATGCTGAGGTTGGGACTTTGGGAAAGATCAGGCACAAGAACATTGTTAAGCTTTGGTGTTGTTGCACTACTAGAGATTGCAAGCTTTTAGTCTATGAGTACATGCCAAACGGTAGCTTGGGTGATTTGCTTCATAGCAACAAGGCGGGTTTGTTGGATTGGCTTACGAGGTATAAGATTATAGTAGACGCAGCTGAAGGGCTTTCATATCTGCATCACGATTGTGTTCCTCCAATTGTGCATAGAGATGTCAAGTCTAGTAACATTTTGTTGGATGGGGATTATGGAGCAAGAGTGGCTGATTTTGGAGTAGCCAAGATTGTTGATGTAACTGGAAAAGGTCCTAAGTCCATGTCCATCATTGCCGGTTCTTGTGGATACATTGCACCAG AGTATGCATACACACTTCGCGTGAACGAAAAGAGCGATATATACAGCTTTGGTGTGGTGATACTTGAGTTGGTTACAGGGAAACGTCCAGTTGATCCAGAATTTGGGGAAAAAGACTTGGTAAAGTGGGTGTGCACCACTTTAGATCAGAAAGGAGTGGACCATGTGCTTGATACAAAACTTGATTCCTGtttcaaagaagaaatatgTAAAGTACTCAACATTGGGCTCCTCTGCACCAGTCCCCTCCCAATCAACAGGCCATCTATGAGAAGGGTTGTGAAAATGTTgcaagaagtgggtggtgagaaGCAGGTCAAGACGACTATTATTGATTCAAAGGATGGGAAGTTGACTCCTTATTACTATGAAGATGCCTCAGATAATGGTAGTGTAGCTTGA